In Lusitaniella coriacea LEGE 07157, one genomic interval encodes:
- a CDS encoding MotA/TolQ/ExbB proton channel family protein: protein MNFTEVFDKGGLAMWPLLFLSILSGYAIIDRVWFWSRVLLQERQVINSVLEAAYRNWEVALEIAKDYRQHPIGRFFAVPLQLAHPDPEVFHLAMESAADEELALMRRGDKILEAVIALSPLLGLLGTVLGLIKSLGSISISDLGTSSMAGVPLGIAESLISTAFGLIVAIVSLAFYRLFQSFIFGQIRIFRKAAADLEVIYRQRWMDLEENNYSIPTPTSSPELAKSVEEKEKIETEESGLSREV, encoded by the coding sequence GTGAATTTTACGGAAGTCTTTGATAAAGGCGGGTTGGCCATGTGGCCCCTGCTATTTCTCTCCATTCTTTCAGGTTACGCGATTATCGATCGCGTTTGGTTTTGGTCGAGGGTTTTACTGCAAGAACGACAAGTGATTAATAGCGTTCTCGAAGCCGCCTACCGCAATTGGGAGGTTGCATTAGAGATTGCCAAAGATTATCGCCAGCATCCCATTGGACGCTTTTTTGCCGTCCCCCTGCAACTTGCTCATCCAGATCCAGAAGTGTTCCATTTAGCGATGGAATCCGCCGCAGACGAAGAGTTAGCATTAATGCGACGGGGTGACAAAATCTTAGAAGCGGTAATTGCTTTATCCCCACTGCTGGGATTGTTAGGGACAGTTTTGGGCTTAATCAAATCCCTCGGTTCGATCAGTATCAGCGATTTAGGAACCTCATCAATGGCTGGAGTGCCGTTGGGGATTGCAGAGTCGCTAATTTCAACCGCATTTGGTTTAATTGTCGCGATCGTCAGTTTGGCATTTTATCGCCTATTTCAATCGTTTATTTTCGGTCAAATTCGGATTTTCCGTAAGGCTGCGGCAGATTTGGAAGTCATCTATCGCCAGCGATGGATGGATCTCGAAGAAAATAACTATTCAATTCCTACTCCTACAAGTTCTCCAGAACTTGCCAAATCCGTTGAAGAGAAAGAAAAGATTGAAACAGAAGAATCAGGATTGAGTCGTGAAGTATGA
- a CDS encoding Tex family protein has product MLNLISILADELSLNPKNIAQALELRQEGGTIPFISRYRKERTGGMDELQLRDLFERYEYLETLEKRKQTILDAIASQGKLTEALEAKITACTQKNELEDLYLPYKPKRRTRATAAREKGLEPLAEWIQSLNKKNSPVVSLEAEAAKYLDAEKGVESVEEALKGASDIIAEEVAEKPELRAYVREFLLNRGLFVSKIKEDYPEGSTKFEMYRNYNVSVKRIAPHNLLALFRGEAEGILTLNLDCDEDEILSYLESQELRAKQREVRTFYQHAIADAFKRLMKNSLTSEARSLKKREADIESIQTFETNLRELLLSPPAGMKPTLAIDPGFRTGCKVSVLDETGKFLKYQAIFPHTGERKRTEAAQLIKNLINKYAIELIAIGNGTASRETDAFIAEVLTQLERKPIKVIVNESGASIYSASDVARSEFPNLDVTVRGAISIGRRLQDPLAELVKIDPKSIGVGQYQHDVDQKLLQQKLEETVESCVNYVGIDLNTASKELLTFVSGLTPTVAQNIVAYRNDKGAFTQRKQLLKVAKLGPKAFEQAAGFLRIRNGKNPLDNTAVHPESYSVVETIATDLNLPLTQISKAQEKLKTLNLKNYVTDTVGLPTLKDMIGELEKPGRDPRAQFQYATFKEGINEISDLIVGMELEGIVTNVVNFGAFVDIGVHQDGLVHISQLANRFVDDPKTVVKVGQVVKVKVMEINETLKRIGLSMKAVE; this is encoded by the coding sequence GTGCTAAACCTCATTTCAATTCTGGCGGACGAACTGTCCCTCAATCCTAAAAATATTGCCCAAGCGCTCGAATTGCGGCAAGAAGGCGGAACGATCCCCTTTATTTCTCGCTATCGCAAGGAACGCACGGGGGGAATGGATGAGCTGCAATTGCGCGACTTATTCGAGCGTTACGAGTACCTCGAAACCTTGGAGAAACGCAAGCAAACTATTCTAGACGCGATCGCGTCCCAGGGAAAACTGACGGAAGCGTTGGAGGCGAAAATTACCGCCTGCACCCAGAAAAACGAGCTAGAAGACCTCTATTTACCCTACAAACCTAAACGCCGTACCCGCGCCACAGCCGCACGAGAAAAGGGGTTAGAACCCCTTGCAGAATGGATTCAATCTCTCAATAAAAAAAATTCACCTGTGGTGTCCTTGGAAGCAGAGGCGGCGAAGTATCTTGATGCAGAAAAGGGCGTTGAGAGTGTGGAAGAGGCGCTAAAGGGTGCATCGGATATTATTGCCGAGGAAGTTGCTGAAAAACCGGAACTGCGCGCTTATGTACGTGAATTCCTGCTCAATCGCGGGCTATTTGTTTCTAAAATCAAGGAAGATTATCCCGAAGGCAGTACAAAGTTTGAGATGTATCGGAATTACAACGTTTCGGTGAAACGCATTGCACCCCATAATTTATTAGCGCTGTTTCGTGGCGAAGCAGAGGGCATTTTAACGCTTAATTTGGATTGCGATGAGGATGAAATTTTATCTTATTTAGAATCCCAAGAACTGCGCGCCAAACAGCGAGAGGTTCGCACATTTTATCAACACGCGATCGCGGATGCCTTCAAACGATTGATGAAAAACTCTTTGACAAGCGAAGCGCGATCGCTCAAAAAACGAGAAGCGGATATCGAATCAATTCAAACCTTTGAAACCAACTTGCGCGAATTGCTCTTATCTCCACCTGCGGGAATGAAACCCACTCTCGCGATCGATCCGGGATTTCGCACGGGTTGTAAGGTTTCTGTTTTGGATGAGACGGGGAAATTTCTTAAATATCAAGCCATTTTTCCCCATACAGGTGAAAGGAAACGTACAGAAGCCGCACAACTAATTAAAAATTTAATTAATAAATACGCGATCGAACTGATTGCTATTGGGAACGGAACTGCCTCCCGCGAAACCGATGCCTTCATCGCCGAAGTCCTTACCCAACTCGAACGCAAACCCATCAAAGTCATTGTCAACGAATCCGGCGCGTCTATTTATTCAGCCAGTGATGTCGCGCGATCGGAATTTCCCAATTTAGATGTTACCGTTCGCGGTGCCATTAGTATCGGTCGCCGCCTGCAAGATCCCCTTGCCGAACTGGTTAAAATCGATCCTAAATCTATTGGAGTTGGGCAATATCAGCACGATGTCGATCAAAAATTGTTGCAGCAAAAGCTCGAAGAAACCGTAGAAAGTTGCGTGAATTATGTCGGCATTGACCTCAACACCGCATCCAAAGAATTATTGACCTTCGTATCGGGACTCACCCCCACCGTCGCCCAAAACATCGTCGCCTATCGCAATGACAAAGGCGCATTTACTCAGCGCAAACAACTGCTCAAAGTGGCAAAACTCGGCCCCAAAGCCTTCGAGCAAGCCGCCGGATTTCTGCGCATTCGCAACGGCAAAAATCCCCTCGACAACACCGCCGTTCACCCCGAAAGTTATAGCGTTGTTGAAACCATCGCCACAGACTTAAATCTCCCCCTCACTCAAATCAGTAAAGCCCAAGAAAAACTCAAAACCTTAAACCTAAAAAACTACGTCACCGATACCGTTGGTTTGCCCACCCTAAAAGATATGATTGGCGAACTCGAAAAACCCGGACGCGACCCCCGCGCGCAATTTCAATACGCCACCTTTAAAGAAGGAATTAACGAAATTTCCGATCTCATCGTTGGCATGGAATTAGAAGGAATTGTCACCAACGTTGTTAATTTTGGTGCATTTGTGGATATTGGCGTACATCAGGATGGTTTAGTGCATATTTCTCAACTTGCCAATCGCTTTGTAGACGATCCAAAAACAGTGGTGAAGGTGGGACAAGTGGTGAAAGTAAAAGTAATGGAAATCAATGAAACTTTGAAGCGAATTGGTTTGTCAATGAAAGCAGTCGAATAG
- a CDS encoding DUF4359 domain-containing protein produces the protein MKGYQIAASIGSVMLVALGGAMALTNPSRSDYEGFATARLSEYLKENACKKLPEELGEVWQQRCRAFGSAAIDTGRPQLQQLIASQTERHNFIVFSIYRTTLPSFGSTYEFETLGVLQQFYLYLAEEQ, from the coding sequence ATGAAAGGCTATCAGATCGCGGCGAGTATCGGAAGCGTTATGCTAGTCGCACTGGGAGGAGCAATGGCATTAACCAATCCCAGTCGCAGCGACTATGAAGGGTTTGCAACAGCGCGTTTGAGTGAATATCTTAAAGAAAATGCTTGTAAAAAACTGCCGGAAGAACTGGGAGAAGTTTGGCAGCAACGATGTCGTGCTTTTGGAAGTGCCGCTATCGATACGGGAAGACCGCAACTGCAACAACTGATTGCGAGCCAAACAGAGCGCCACAATTTCATTGTGTTTAGTATTTATCGCACAACGCTCCCTTCCTTTGGTTCGACCTATGAGTTTGAGACGCTAGGGGTGTTGCAGCAATTTTATCTTTACCTGGCAGAAGAGCAATAA
- a CDS encoding PDDEXK family nuclease gives MILSPTPCFSRLQVKEWIIDPQERIILVLCLDSVSGQYIETVFRDRDRAISPTFPNLELTPKQIFDAIDPLE, from the coding sequence ATGATTTTATCGCCCACTCCTTGTTTTTCACGCTTGCAAGTCAAGGAATGGATTATCGATCCTCAAGAACGGATAATTTTGGTGCTTTGCCTCGATTCTGTATCGGGTCAGTATATTGAAACGGTATTCCGCGATCGCGATCGCGCGATTTCCCCCACCTTCCCGAACCTAGAACTCACTCCAAAACAGATTTTTGACGCAATTGACCCATTGGAATGA
- a CDS encoding Rieske 2Fe-2S domain-containing protein: MSILPGAPWLLAHKSMLAVNHPHKISLDGNDYVLWKDRAGRIHALPNTCPHMGAMLSEGWCEESADGTSAVVCPFHALEFDGAGCTVLPSSNKKTKSLTEPLELIIQGDFIWSYGKYEPKIPIPQVLNEIATKYEFIGHTADTSVKTDLLTMLLNMHDYNHQNGTHRELFRITEVQFEQFIDNGHQSHAFYDNLTAPTSLGEKLKNPSRLLLPDTIKAHLENHFPSLVIFHGETGLGKLAQCHFFIPESETHTRTYILLYGIAKNPAFKLMRKQFLNFAKVVVQQDTDILHKLYSNHPQRIKLNNEVGMDWVRRNFESFPAIVAPNLSK, translated from the coding sequence ATGTCTATCCTTCCCGGCGCGCCCTGGCTCCTCGCCCATAAATCCATGCTCGCCGTTAACCATCCCCATAAAATCTCCCTTGACGGCAATGATTACGTTCTCTGGAAAGATCGAGCGGGGCGTATTCATGCACTTCCTAACACCTGTCCCCACATGGGAGCAATGCTTTCTGAGGGGTGGTGTGAAGAGAGTGCAGATGGAACGAGTGCTGTGGTTTGTCCGTTCCACGCTTTAGAATTTGACGGTGCGGGTTGTACGGTGCTACCCAGTTCTAATAAGAAAACCAAATCCCTCACAGAACCGCTAGAACTAATTATTCAAGGGGATTTCATTTGGAGTTATGGGAAATACGAACCGAAAATTCCCATTCCTCAAGTTTTGAACGAAATTGCCACGAAATACGAATTTATCGGTCATACCGCAGATACCAGCGTAAAAACAGATCTGCTAACGATGCTGCTCAATATGCACGACTACAACCACCAAAATGGGACGCATCGGGAATTGTTTCGGATTACAGAGGTTCAGTTCGAGCAGTTTATCGACAACGGGCATCAATCCCACGCCTTCTACGATAACTTGACCGCTCCGACAAGCTTGGGGGAAAAGCTCAAGAACCCCAGTCGGTTGTTGTTACCCGATACGATTAAAGCGCACCTGGAAAACCACTTTCCCTCTCTTGTCATTTTTCATGGAGAAACCGGGTTGGGTAAATTGGCTCAATGTCACTTCTTCATTCCAGAATCCGAGACGCACACTCGCACCTATATCTTGTTGTATGGGATAGCGAAAAATCCGGCTTTCAAGCTGATGCGCAAGCAATTTCTCAATTTTGCCAAGGTTGTAGTGCAACAAGATACTGATATCCTGCACAAGCTTTATTCCAATCATCCTCAACGAATCAAATTGAACAACGAAGTAGGCATGGACTGGGTTCGACGCAATTTTGAGAGCTTCCCCGCGATCGTAGCGCCAAATTTGTCCAAATAG
- the dndE gene encoding DNA sulfur modification protein DndE, with protein sequence MDAPIERFKLSQTAKEQLTKLKRNTKIEQWNILCRWAFCRSLAEPTIPSPVPIPADSNVELTWRVFGGEMSDLLLIALKQRCHNDELGTDRETLATQFRLHLHRGIGYLAGDPKLKKIEDLTGYVLDAEKP encoded by the coding sequence ATGGACGCTCCCATCGAACGCTTTAAACTCTCTCAAACAGCGAAAGAGCAGCTAACCAAACTCAAACGCAACACGAAGATTGAGCAATGGAATATTTTGTGCCGTTGGGCATTTTGTCGTTCCTTGGCCGAACCCACAATTCCTTCTCCCGTGCCTATTCCAGCCGATAGTAATGTGGAACTAACCTGGCGCGTATTCGGAGGAGAAATGAGCGATTTATTACTGATAGCTCTCAAACAACGCTGTCATAATGACGAATTGGGGACAGACAGAGAAACTCTCGCCACTCAATTTCGCCTGCATCTCCATCGAGGAATTGGTTATTTAGCAGGGGATCCCAAGTTAAAAAAAATTGAAGATTTGACTGGATATGTTTTGGACGCAGAAAAACCTTAA
- a CDS encoding glucose-1-phosphate thymidylyltransferase, which yields MKALILSGGKGTRLRPLTYTGAKQLVPVANKPILWYGIEAIVAAGITEIGIIISPETGEEIKTQTGNGERFGAKITYILQDSPDGLAHAVKIAQPFLGDSPFLMYLGDNLIQSDLNSFLEEFRSKKLDSLILLCAVPNPSAFGVAKVDEGGRVLQLVEKPKVPPSNLALVGIYFFDRAIHEAISNIQPSARGELEITDAIQYLIDREKQVTARQLEGWWLDTGKKDDLLEANRIILDTRLELSVEGEVDEKSQIIGRVKIGAGSRIVNCSIRGPVVIGRECHLENCFIGPYSSIADRATLIDVDLEHSVILQAARITGIEQRIVDSAIGQRAQLKAASQRPKALRFLIGDDSQIELC from the coding sequence ATGAAAGCACTGATTTTGTCCGGCGGGAAAGGAACGCGCCTGCGTCCCCTCACTTATACAGGAGCAAAACAACTGGTTCCCGTCGCCAATAAACCCATTCTTTGGTACGGCATTGAGGCGATTGTTGCCGCAGGGATTACTGAAATTGGCATTATTATCAGTCCCGAAACCGGAGAGGAAATTAAGACTCAAACGGGCAATGGCGAACGGTTTGGTGCGAAGATAACTTATATTCTCCAGGACAGTCCCGACGGACTCGCTCACGCGGTAAAAATTGCTCAACCCTTTCTCGGCGATTCGCCGTTTTTGATGTATTTGGGGGACAATTTGATCCAAAGCGATCTCAATTCGTTTTTGGAGGAGTTTCGCAGCAAGAAACTTGATTCTCTCATTCTCCTCTGTGCAGTTCCCAATCCCAGCGCTTTTGGCGTGGCGAAGGTGGATGAAGGGGGTCGCGTTTTGCAGTTGGTGGAAAAGCCGAAGGTTCCGCCGTCTAATTTAGCATTGGTGGGGATTTATTTCTTCGATCGCGCGATTCATGAAGCTATTAGTAATATTCAACCCTCTGCACGGGGGGAATTGGAAATTACCGACGCGATTCAGTACCTAATCGATCGCGAAAAACAAGTAACGGCGCGACAATTAGAGGGATGGTGGTTGGATACGGGGAAAAAAGACGACCTCCTGGAAGCAAATCGGATTATCCTCGACACTCGCCTGGAATTATCTGTTGAGGGGGAAGTGGACGAGAAGAGTCAAATTATCGGTCGCGTAAAAATTGGCGCGGGTTCCCGCATTGTGAATTGCTCGATTCGGGGTCCTGTGGTTATCGGTCGAGAGTGTCATTTGGAAAACTGTTTTATCGGGCCCTATAGCAGTATCGCCGATCGCGCGACCTTAATTGATGTAGACCTCGAACACAGCGTTATTTTACAGGCGGCAAGAATTACCGGAATCGAACAGCGCATCGTGGATAGCGCCATTGGACAGCGCGCGCAGCTTAAAGCGGCCTCACAACGTCCGAAGGCATTGCGCTTTTTGATTGGCGATGACAGTCAAATCGAGTTGTGTTAG
- a CDS encoding glycoside hydrolase 100 family protein yields MNRSTKQAEKTLQEQAEQLLEEAIIYYRDRPIGAVAARDSEADALNYDQCFIRDFVPAAFVFLIQGKTDIVYNFLIETVALQKQERRIDCYQPPPGLMPASFKVESLEGEQYLIADFGDRAIGRVTPIDSCLWWIILLRAYVKATDDFSLAHRKEFQEALNFILDICLGPQFEMFPTLLVPDGACMIDRRMGISGYPLEIQSLFYAALRAARELLIPQKEGEMLIKTINNRLGSFVYHIRSYYWLDLKQLNAIHRYKSDQFGESVVNKFNIYPDSIPYWLTEWMPDRGGYLAGNLGPGRMDFRFFSLGNLMSIIVSLASEEQCQGIIDLIDQRWQDLVGRMPMKICFPAVDGVAWQIITGSDPKNTPWSYHNGGSWPIMLWMLVAAAQIVGRADLGEKALAIAQSRLAEDEWPEYYDGKNGRLIGKSARKYQTWTIAGVLLAQLLLENPKHLSLIGFEEDTEAVACAI; encoded by the coding sequence GTGAATCGTTCCACAAAACAAGCAGAAAAAACACTACAAGAACAAGCCGAACAGTTACTAGAAGAAGCGATTATTTATTACCGCGATCGACCAATTGGGGCAGTTGCCGCAAGAGATAGTGAAGCCGACGCGCTCAATTACGATCAATGTTTTATTCGCGACTTTGTACCTGCTGCATTTGTCTTTCTGATTCAGGGAAAAACGGATATTGTTTATAACTTCTTAATTGAAACTGTTGCTCTCCAAAAGCAGGAAAGACGCATTGATTGCTATCAGCCGCCACCGGGTTTAATGCCTGCGAGTTTTAAGGTTGAATCTTTAGAAGGAGAACAATATTTAATTGCCGATTTTGGCGATCGCGCGATCGGTCGCGTTACTCCTATTGACTCCTGCTTGTGGTGGATTATCCTCCTCCGCGCCTACGTTAAAGCCACAGACGATTTCTCTCTTGCCCATCGCAAGGAATTTCAAGAAGCCCTCAATTTCATTCTCGATATTTGCTTGGGTCCTCAATTTGAAATGTTCCCCACCCTCCTCGTTCCCGATGGTGCTTGTATGATTGACCGTCGCATGGGAATTTCCGGATATCCCTTAGAAATTCAATCTCTATTTTACGCTGCACTTCGTGCCGCTCGCGAACTTCTCATTCCCCAGAAAGAAGGAGAAATGTTAATTAAAACGATTAACAATCGCTTGGGAAGTTTTGTTTATCATATCCGTTCTTACTACTGGCTCGATCTCAAACAATTGAATGCCATTCATCGTTATAAAAGCGATCAGTTTGGCGAATCAGTTGTTAATAAGTTTAATATTTATCCCGATTCAATTCCCTACTGGCTGACGGAATGGATGCCCGATCGCGGCGGTTATTTAGCTGGAAATCTCGGCCCTGGAAGGATGGATTTTCGCTTCTTTTCTTTGGGGAATTTAATGTCAATTATTGTCTCATTAGCCAGTGAAGAACAGTGTCAAGGCATTATCGATCTCATCGACCAACGCTGGCAAGATTTAGTCGGACGAATGCCCATGAAAATCTGTTTTCCCGCCGTTGATGGGGTGGCTTGGCAAATTATCACCGGTTCCGATCCTAAAAATACTCCCTGGTCTTATCATAATGGTGGCAGTTGGCCGATTATGCTCTGGATGTTGGTTGCAGCCGCACAGATTGTCGGAAGAGCAGATTTAGGAGAAAAAGCTCTCGCGATCGCGCAATCTCGTCTAGCAGAAGATGAATGGCCCGAATATTACGACGGCAAAAACGGGCGTTTAATTGGGAAATCTGCCCGAAAATACCAAACCTGGACAATTGCAGGCGTTCTCCTCGCTCAACTCCTTCTAGAAAACCCCAAACACCTTTCTCTGATTGGGTTTGAGGAAGATACAGAAGCGGTTGCCTGTGCAATTTGA
- the dndD gene encoding DNA sulfur modification protein DndD, with translation MRFLELVLQNFGPYLGRHEINLSPERDGKLYPIILLGGMNGGGKTTLMDAIRLAFYGQRAQCSTRRNLSYGDFLNQCVHRNAKALEETVVELSFEHIRDNVPVVFRIQRTWTKSKKKGKDRLRISIDKWLDDALTKTWDEWIENILPLGISNLFLFDGEQVKELAELDKPPSQVVDAIQSLLGLELAERLAVDLEILVNRKRKALASAQERANLEEIEQELGRLKESRDRAIEELKELQAQLERDREQYQIASNRFITEGGKIAAERSRLEHQIQAFGSALEAHRQQLRELAAELLPIALISPLLEQARQQGEKELKQHKAIAARDVVQTRDRRLLDYLADLSLSAAKVKKIKSFLEQENQELERDIDPEASFWLNVTNETLDGCIGVLDDRLPRQVQQAREQREGLEQVEAEINSTERQLQAAASPEAYQQLEKVLKEAQGAMAQAQTAYEARRQQNEQLDGAIARTKKELERYSEQSLDRKSNEHLIQSAAKVQKTLQLFRERLTLKKLNKLEVEVTECFRYLLHKSDLVHRVAIDAHNFSLSLYDPKGQPVPKHRLSAGEKQLLAIAFLWGLARVSGRNLPVAIDTPLGRLDSSHRSNLVERYFPSASSQTILLSTDTEIGEKEVEQLRTADAIAREYILKYDPKRGQTTVEPGYFW, from the coding sequence ATGCGTTTTCTGGAATTAGTATTGCAAAACTTTGGACCGTATCTCGGTCGCCACGAGATTAATCTCTCTCCAGAGCGAGATGGGAAACTTTACCCGATTATTTTGCTGGGAGGAATGAACGGCGGCGGGAAAACGACCTTAATGGATGCCATTCGTCTTGCATTCTACGGACAGCGCGCTCAGTGTTCGACCCGAAGGAATTTAAGTTATGGCGATTTTCTCAATCAGTGCGTTCATCGCAACGCGAAGGCACTAGAGGAGACGGTTGTTGAGTTGTCCTTCGAACATATTCGCGATAATGTTCCGGTGGTTTTTCGCATTCAGCGCACTTGGACGAAAAGTAAGAAGAAGGGGAAAGATCGGCTGAGGATTTCTATTGATAAGTGGTTGGACGATGCCCTCACAAAGACTTGGGATGAGTGGATTGAGAATATTCTTCCTTTAGGAATTTCTAATTTGTTTTTGTTTGATGGGGAGCAGGTGAAGGAGTTGGCGGAATTAGATAAGCCACCTTCGCAGGTTGTGGATGCCATTCAATCGCTGTTGGGACTCGAACTGGCAGAACGCCTCGCGGTCGATCTTGAAATTTTGGTCAACCGCAAGCGGAAAGCTCTGGCAAGCGCTCAGGAGCGGGCTAATTTGGAAGAGATCGAGCAGGAGTTAGGGCGGTTGAAGGAATCGCGCGATCGCGCGATTGAAGAGTTAAAGGAATTGCAAGCTCAGTTGGAGCGCGATCGCGAACAGTACCAAATTGCCTCCAATAGATTTATTACAGAAGGCGGAAAAATTGCAGCAGAACGCTCTCGACTGGAACATCAGATTCAAGCATTTGGGAGTGCGCTAGAAGCTCATCGTCAACAACTGAGAGAACTTGCCGCAGAACTATTACCGATCGCGCTGATTTCACCGTTATTGGAACAAGCACGGCAGCAAGGGGAAAAAGAATTAAAACAGCACAAAGCAATTGCCGCTCGCGATGTAGTGCAGACAAGAGATCGTCGGTTGTTAGATTATTTAGCGGATTTATCTCTGAGTGCGGCAAAAGTTAAAAAGATTAAATCTTTCCTAGAGCAGGAAAATCAAGAATTAGAACGGGATATCGATCCGGAAGCCTCCTTTTGGTTAAATGTTACGAATGAGACGCTAGACGGGTGTATTGGAGTTCTTGACGATCGATTGCCCCGTCAAGTTCAACAAGCACGGGAACAGCGAGAAGGACTGGAGCAAGTTGAGGCGGAAATCAATTCAACGGAAAGGCAATTGCAAGCAGCAGCATCCCCCGAGGCATATCAGCAGCTCGAAAAAGTCCTGAAGGAAGCACAAGGAGCAATGGCTCAAGCTCAAACTGCCTACGAAGCCAGAAGACAGCAGAATGAACAATTGGATGGCGCGATCGCGCGGACAAAAAAAGAACTCGAACGTTATAGCGAGCAGAGCCTCGATCGCAAGAGTAACGAACATCTGATTCAGTCGGCGGCGAAAGTTCAAAAAACCCTGCAACTGTTTCGAGAGCGCTTGACCCTGAAAAAATTGAATAAGCTCGAAGTGGAAGTGACTGAATGCTTCCGCTATCTCCTACACAAATCCGATTTGGTTCATCGGGTTGCCATCGATGCCCACAACTTTAGCCTCTCCCTCTACGATCCCAAGGGTCAGCCAGTTCCCAAACATCGCCTTTCGGCGGGGGAAAAGCAACTCCTCGCGATCGCGTTTCTTTGGGGACTCGCGCGCGTCTCCGGACGAAATCTTCCCGTCGCCATCGATACTCCCCTAGGACGATTGGATTCCTCTCACCGCAGCAATTTAGTCGAACGTTATTTTCCCTCAGCGTCCTCCCAAACGATCTTACTTTCCACAGATACCGAGATTGGCGAGAAGGAAGTCGAGCAATTGCGAACGGCGGACGCGATCGCGCGAGAATACATCCTCAAATACGATCCCAAACGCGGTCAAACCACCGTTGAACCCGGTTATTTTTGGTAA
- a CDS encoding TetR family transcriptional regulator, protein MVSSSDTPSRSRNAKITKQQILDAAETAFSRHGLQGTRISEIARSAGVTTAMIHYYFGNKEGLYKTVLQRPALEAGDLFAQLGLEALPPEEALKTFIKAAIVYEALHPYRGMLWFQEASQNQGEYFKLSIESWSKTFSYLQDILERGMAEGSFRQLDPSFTIVHILGVCIFYFNIHENWKHVVPGVDRLGEQMVQGHIENAIALILAGVKA, encoded by the coding sequence ATCGTGTCCTCTTCCGATACTCCTTCTCGCTCTCGCAACGCAAAGATAACCAAGCAACAGATTTTAGATGCGGCGGAAACTGCGTTTTCCCGACATGGACTGCAAGGGACAAGAATTAGCGAGATCGCGCGATCTGCGGGAGTCACCACCGCAATGATTCACTACTATTTTGGAAATAAAGAGGGGCTGTACAAAACGGTATTGCAGCGTCCGGCGTTAGAAGCAGGGGATCTATTTGCGCAGTTAGGGTTGGAAGCATTACCGCCAGAAGAAGCCCTGAAAACCTTTATCAAAGCCGCAATTGTTTACGAAGCACTGCATCCCTATCGCGGAATGCTCTGGTTCCAGGAAGCCAGCCAAAATCAAGGGGAGTATTTCAAACTCAGCATTGAAAGTTGGTCGAAGACGTTTAGCTATTTGCAAGATATTTTAGAGCGGGGAATGGCAGAGGGAAGTTTTCGGCAACTTGACCCTTCGTTTACCATCGTTCATATCCTCGGAGTCTGCATTTTTTACTTCAATATCCACGAAAATTGGAAACACGTCGTCCCTGGAGTCGATCGCCTCGGCGAACAAATGGTGCAGGGGCATATTGAGAACGCGATCGCGCTCATTTTAGCAGGAGTGAAAGCTTGA